The Amphiura filiformis chromosome 8, Afil_fr2py, whole genome shotgun sequence genomic sequence agcgtagtacacacattgtaggcgctggaatgaaatcgctattttcttcgttatacctcatttgtttggctcaaaattaaaaggggataatgtgatcagtgaaaacaaacatttaaataggaaactattctttttgcaaatcacacattattgctttaagctggcccctggaccccccggCTGTGCTGGGTGAGAGCTCTGCTCGGTGAGAGCTCTGCTCGCTACGcttcgcaagttcaggatttttttgggtcagcctgtgacatctctgaaaGGCAATATATGTATGTTCAATGAGATGCACAGTGCAGACATGCATGTGCATGCGTGTGTAGTATGTAGTATGCAAATGACCATGACTAGTACACAGACACAGTATTATCGCTGCCATGATACACTGCCATGCACTGATGCAATAGAATTAAAATCTTTGATTTGTATACTTCTTTTTACTATAATTTCACTCTGAGTCTGAAAACTGATAATTTATTATTAGTAATATATATAAAAAGGTGATCCAAATGTGATCCAAATGTGATATTCTCAAGCTACTTATGcctacaattaaaaaaataaaaagatgatATAATAGAAggcataaatatttcaaaatggacATTTCTTTGATCACCTGTATGGAAATATCGCTGTGCTGAGTGTGCTCCAATAATCCTAGTGAGGAACACCCCACCATCGCATCCTTTATGGGTGTCAACCACGCTACAGTTGGGGATTGATTATGTACATTTCCTATTAATTAGTGCTGTGCTGCCACACAAATTCAATGGCAAGTCAGTAAAACACTCGCACAGAATAAAGCGATGGATTTCTTACATAATTTATGAGTATACACGtacctatagaaaaattatttcacattgtggaacatactctttgcgtggctgtgcgtagtaagctgttgtacgcagattaCCTCGCTAATagggacgcgtagagtagcgttgtatgcTTGTGTGTTAGCATAAAGTCGCGGTCataatgttccacgatgtacacgaattaaaaaaattttCTATAAGAACTTTTAGAAGTCATATCTTGCTTCAATTCAGatcattttcattgaaatatttggtaaaaacaaGAGGCTGCTTTAAGCACTAGCGGTAATGGTTTCTAATTAGGCAGCCACTAAGTTCACATGATAGTCTTcaccgcagccagtttggttccgctgtGATCTGtctgtgtggagggagcggaaccaaactggctgtagAGGTGACTACACTGACCCATCTCACAGAGAAATCATAAAAAGTTTGCCTGCAAAGTTCAATCATGTCAATGGGGAATGGGCCCATGATCACAAGAGGCCAGAGTTCAATGTCAAACAAAGCTGTTGTTTTTgtttacattaaatattttgcagacctcatacatttttaattgataaatGTAATAACACACCCTGTTTGGAGACAATTAAAGCTTTGGCTTGATCCCTGATGATTCTTGTACCCCGCGTACCCAGTACCCGCCAATTAATTACATAGGGTACCCAggcacaaaattactaaaaaatcaCAGCCTTAGTGGAACCACATTGCTGATGTAGTAGAGCCATTTTACTTTGTTTCAGAAATGAAAAGGAAATGAAGATGTACCAAAAGGAGGCCACAGCAGAAGAGGCCAAGCTTGAGAAGATGAAAGCAGAAGCTGGTGATGAATATGTCATCAAGAAGCAGGTACGTTGAATTTTATGTGGATTGAATTTTACATGGCGGCATTATGTTATAGTTTGTCGGACTCATTCTTGACTTTAATTTTCTTGACCACATTACATATATATGCCGACACTAGTTGCAATAAGAAATTCTTTTAGATTCCAGGAACATGGCAGAAACTTTTTGATAAAGAAGTAGAAAGGCTTTTATGGTGGGAATCCATAACAGGCCAGTGACAGACTTGTTGAAACCTTACTGCTTTACCACTGATCTAATTAACACCCCGGGCgacggggcgttgcattttccaaaaggcgGGCGTCAATTAAGAGGTCcattttaaaatgataattcCCATAAAAATATCGCTAGTTCTGTCTGACAGTGCTCCACAAAAATACAGGATTTCTACATAACAAATACCGTAAACATTGTCGATAACAATGGCCTGCCTTCACATTGATATCGTGAAATTGGCGATTAATGTTCAAAAATGCAGGTACTGTATGGTATTTGATAGCATTTACAGAATAGTTTGGTTGGCAAAAATGGTGGGGTGTATATTAGATGGGTCATAAATTGGAGagatattttatgtaatttttacaaGCTAAAGTGTATAATAAATCTCAGCTTTTAAAATTAACTGTTCAGATTGAACTACAAATGTAGATGGATGTGCTTGTAACTATCACAATTGACATGCTGCATGTTAAAATGACTTGGCTTTTAATAGTACACTGTTGTCATTTGCAAATGGTCTTAAAAAGTCAGATAAAAATCTGGAAAACGTCCAAGTAAACGTTGTGGTTGAAAGAACATGTATGGTGGTATAGACCTGTGATAAGTGTTTGAACACATTCTGTGGTCACTTAATTCACTGGTATTTAGGCCATAGAAAGACAAACTATGAGTTATGGTGGTATAGACCTGTGATAAGTGTTTGAACACATTCTGTGGTCACTTAATTCACTGGTATAAAGGCCATGGAAAGACAAACTATGAGTTATGGTGGTGTAGACCTGTGATAAGTGTTTGAACACATTCTGTGGTCACTTAATTCACTGGTATTTAGGCCATAGAAAGACAAACTATGAGTTATGGTGGTATAGACCTGTGATAAGTGTTTGAACACATTCTGTGGTCACTTAATTCACTGGTATAAAGGCCATGGAAAGACAAACTATGAGTTATGGTGGTGTAGACCTGTGATAAGTGTTTGAACACATTCTGTGGTCACTTAATTCACTGGTATAAAGGCCATGGAAAGACAAACTATGAGTTATGGTGGTGTAGACCTGTGATACGTGTTTGAACACATTCTGTGGTCACCTAATTCACTGGTATAAAGGCCATGGAAAGACAAACTATGAGTTATGGTGGTGTAGACCTGTGATAAGTGTTTGAACACATTCTGTGGTCACCTAATTCACTGGTATAAAGGCCATGGAAAGACAAACTATGAGTTATGGTGGTGTAGACCTGTGATAAGTGTTTGAACACATTCTGTGGTCACCTAATTCACTGGTATAAAGGCCATGGAAAGACAAACTATGAGTTATGGTGGTGTAGACCTGTGATAAGTGTTTGAACACATTCTGTGGTCACCTAATTCACTGGTATAAAGGCCATGGAAAGACAAACTATGAGTTATGGTGGTGTAGACCTGTGATAAGTGTTTGAACACATTCTGTGGTCACCTAATTCACTGGTATAAAGGCCATGGAAAGACAAACTATGAGTTATGGTGGTGTAGACCTGTGATAAGTGTTTGAACACATTCTGTGGTCACCTAATTCACTGGTATAAAGGCCATGGAAAGACAAACTATGAGTTATGGTGGTGTAGACCTGTGATACGTGTTTGAACACATTCTGTGGTCACCTAATTCACTGGTATAAAGGCCATGGAAAGACAAACTATGAGTTATGGTGGTGTAGACCTGTGATAAGTGTTTGAACACATTCTGTGGTCACCTAATTCACTGGTATAAAGGCCATAGAAAGACAAACTATGAGTTATGGTGGTATAGACCTGTGATAAGTGTTTGAACACATTCTGTGGTCACCTAATTCACTGTTATAAAGGCCATGGAAAGACAAACTATGAGTTATGGTGGTGTAGACCTGTGATAAGTGTTTGAACACATTCTGTGGTCACCTAATTCACTGGTATAAAGGCCATGGAAAGACAAACTATGAGTTATGGTGGTATAGACCTGTGATAAGTGTTTGAACACATTCTGTGGTCACCTAATTCACTGGTATAAAGGCCATGGAAAGACAAACTATGAGTTATGGTGGTGTAGACCTGTGATAAGTGTTTGAACACATTCTGTGGTCACCTAATTCACTGTTATAAAGGCCATGGAAAGACAAACTATGAGTTATGGTGGTGTAGACCTGTGATAAGTGTTTGAACACATTCTGTGGTCACCTAATTCACTGGTATAAAGGCCATGGAAAGACAAACTATGAGTTCTTGTTGCAAAAGACAGCAAAACACCAAGGCAAATTGTTCATTAAACTACAAAAACCAGACACACATTCCATTTTGGGTGCACAATAGCATGGATCTGTATAGGCCAGGCTATATGTAGTCTTGTGAGCGATTTACCATTGCAAATTTGCCTTAGAAAACACAGACAAGGAGATGCCTCCCTTGCTAATgctcaagttgaaagtaagtgCATCTCTGGATAAAACTAAAGGGAATCAGTAAAGGTCATTGGCcaaactcctccatgtaatgttgctatagggggattgcTACAACTCCTCCACAGTgaatctgttaccttcccagcattaaagaatgctggcaggtacccatttatacacctgggtggagaggagtaattgagattaagtaccttactcaagggcacaacacgatggcgtcacaGGGGTGTGAatccgcaaccttccgattatgagtcagagccTGTTCCGCTCAGTCATATGTTATAGTATTTTGTCTTGTAGTGTCTTACAGTTTGTCTAATCTAATTATTTTATGCCATTCTTATTAATATCACATTATTATGTATCTTTTTTTCATCTATTTTTCAGGGAGAGATCTTAGCGGAATCACGTATGATGATACCAGATTGCAGGAAAAGAGTAATAGCAGCACATGCAGATCTTACAAATTTATTAGTAAGTGTGCATTTATTGAAGTGAGTTAAAAACCATCTTCTCtgtgataaagttttttgaacaTGACAAAGACATCACCTCTTTCTTACTAGTATCCTTTCTAGGACCTAGTTGATGAGGTCATGTGTGTTGTGATGCTGAATTACACCAAAAGAGGAATACCAAAACCTGAACACAAATACCGAAGTGTGGCCCAATAAATTAGTTACGCTACAATTTcatttaattcttatttcaattACGACAACTCAACAAGGGTACACATATAGTATGGTTACTCACAACTAAAGAGGTGTTGACAACTGGCCAGCATACACTGAACTGACCCAACAAGGGCGGAAATTCTTGCCATGCTATCCAGTCGTCAATACGCTGACTCATAACAACATGCTTGATGTTCTGTAGCCCA encodes the following:
- the LOC140158636 gene encoding tubulin-specific chaperone A-like yields the protein MAAADPRIRQIKIKTGVLKRNEKEMKMYQKEATAEEAKLEKMKAEAGDEYVIKKQGEILAESRMMIPDCRKRVIAAHADLTNLLAAEEEMKEAEEYKTAQALLIEIKLDELGQ